A region from the Acipenser ruthenus chromosome 49, fAciRut3.2 maternal haplotype, whole genome shotgun sequence genome encodes:
- the LOC117401191 gene encoding alkaline ceramidase 1-like isoform X2: MAGVFAYQSSEVDWCEDNYQHYDTVAEFYNTVSNVSFFIFSPIMMYLLHPYARERTRAVHLVWLMMMVVGVFSAYYHMTLSYMGQMLDELSILWVLAIGYTLWFPRRLFPAFIRSRSQFACLMFLAATISTLSSFAKPTINAYALNCVSLHILYILQLELRSCSDPRIHRLALVTVAWWALAISCWLSDRLLCSFWKRIHFCYLHSFWHVLISVASAHGCALFAYFDAQSEIPEAKPELRYWPENRWNLGMPYLSVREGSTQRKQC, translated from the exons ATGGCTGGGGTCTTTGCCTATCAGAGCTCCGAGGTGGACTGGTGTGAGGATAATTACCAGCACTACGACACTGTGGCCGAGTTCTACAACACG GTCAGCAATGTGAGCTTCTTCATCTTCTCCCCGATCATGATGTACCTGCTGCACCCCTACGCCCGGGAGAGGACCAGGGCAGTGCACCTCGTCTGGCTCATGATGATGGTCGTAG GTGTGTTCTCCGCATACTATCACATGACTCTCAGCTACATGGGTCAGATGCTGGACGAGCTCTCCATCCTTTGGGTCCTAGCCATTGGCTACACACTGTGGTTTCCACGGCGACTCTTCCCAGCATTCATTAGGAGCAG GAGTCAGTTTGCATGCCTGATGTTTTTGGCAGCCACCATCAGCACTCTGTCCTCCTTTGCCAAGCCCACCATCAACGCTTACGCACTCAACTGCGTTTCTCTGCACATTCTCTACATCCTGCAGCTCGAGCTCAGGAG CTGCAGTGACCCGCGGATCCACAGGCTCGCCCTGGTCACTGTGGCCTGGTGGGCTTTAGCCATCTCCTGCTGGCTGAGTGACCGCCTGCTGTGCAGCTTCTGGAAGAGAATCCACTTCTGCTACCTGCACAGCTTCTG GCACGTTCTCATCTCGGTGGCCTCTGCTCACGGCTGTGCCCTCTTTGCGTACTTCGATGCCCAGTCCGAGATCCCAGAGGCCAAGCCTGAGCTGCGTTACTGGCCAGAGAACCGCTGGAACCTGGGAATGCCCTACCTGTCTGTGAGGGAGGGGTCCACACAGCGGAAGCAGTGCTGA
- the LOC117401191 gene encoding alkaline ceramidase 1-like isoform X3 — translation MPVIPPVGPRVFEGGVVSSSVLGSAGEMAGVFAYQSSEVDWCEDNYQHYDTVAEFYNTVSNVSFFIFSPIMMYLLHPYARERTRAVHLVWLMMMVVGVFSAYYHMTLSYMGQMLDELSILWVLAIGYTLWFPRRLFPAFIRSSCSDPRIHRLALVTVAWWALAISCWLSDRLLCSFWKRIHFCYLHSFWHVLISVASAHGCALFAYFDAQSEIPEAKPELRYWPENRWNLGMPYLSVREGSTQRKQC, via the exons ATG CCCGTGATTCCCCCTGTGGGTCCGCGTGTGTTTGAAGGAGGAGTCGTTTCCTCTTCAGTCCTGGGCAGCGCTGGCGAGATGGCTGGGGTCTTTGCCTATCAGAGCTCCGAGGTGGACTGGTGTGAGGATAATTACCAGCACTACGACACTGTGGCCGAGTTCTACAACACG GTCAGCAATGTGAGCTTCTTCATCTTCTCCCCGATCATGATGTACCTGCTGCACCCCTACGCCCGGGAGAGGACCAGGGCAGTGCACCTCGTCTGGCTCATGATGATGGTCGTAG GTGTGTTCTCCGCATACTATCACATGACTCTCAGCTACATGGGTCAGATGCTGGACGAGCTCTCCATCCTTTGGGTCCTAGCCATTGGCTACACACTGTGGTTTCCACGGCGACTCTTCCCAGCATTCATTAGGAGCAG CTGCAGTGACCCGCGGATCCACAGGCTCGCCCTGGTCACTGTGGCCTGGTGGGCTTTAGCCATCTCCTGCTGGCTGAGTGACCGCCTGCTGTGCAGCTTCTGGAAGAGAATCCACTTCTGCTACCTGCACAGCTTCTG GCACGTTCTCATCTCGGTGGCCTCTGCTCACGGCTGTGCCCTCTTTGCGTACTTCGATGCCCAGTCCGAGATCCCAGAGGCCAAGCCTGAGCTGCGTTACTGGCCAGAGAACCGCTGGAACCTGGGAATGCCCTACCTGTCTGTGAGGGAGGGGTCCACACAGCGGAAGCAGTGCTGA
- the LOC117401191 gene encoding alkaline ceramidase 1-like isoform X1: MPVIPPVGPRVFEGGVVSSSVLGSAGEMAGVFAYQSSEVDWCEDNYQHYDTVAEFYNTVSNVSFFIFSPIMMYLLHPYARERTRAVHLVWLMMMVVGVFSAYYHMTLSYMGQMLDELSILWVLAIGYTLWFPRRLFPAFIRSRSQFACLMFLAATISTLSSFAKPTINAYALNCVSLHILYILQLELRSCSDPRIHRLALVTVAWWALAISCWLSDRLLCSFWKRIHFCYLHSFWHVLISVASAHGCALFAYFDAQSEIPEAKPELRYWPENRWNLGMPYLSVREGSTQRKQC, encoded by the exons ATG CCCGTGATTCCCCCTGTGGGTCCGCGTGTGTTTGAAGGAGGAGTCGTTTCCTCTTCAGTCCTGGGCAGCGCTGGCGAGATGGCTGGGGTCTTTGCCTATCAGAGCTCCGAGGTGGACTGGTGTGAGGATAATTACCAGCACTACGACACTGTGGCCGAGTTCTACAACACG GTCAGCAATGTGAGCTTCTTCATCTTCTCCCCGATCATGATGTACCTGCTGCACCCCTACGCCCGGGAGAGGACCAGGGCAGTGCACCTCGTCTGGCTCATGATGATGGTCGTAG GTGTGTTCTCCGCATACTATCACATGACTCTCAGCTACATGGGTCAGATGCTGGACGAGCTCTCCATCCTTTGGGTCCTAGCCATTGGCTACACACTGTGGTTTCCACGGCGACTCTTCCCAGCATTCATTAGGAGCAG GAGTCAGTTTGCATGCCTGATGTTTTTGGCAGCCACCATCAGCACTCTGTCCTCCTTTGCCAAGCCCACCATCAACGCTTACGCACTCAACTGCGTTTCTCTGCACATTCTCTACATCCTGCAGCTCGAGCTCAGGAG CTGCAGTGACCCGCGGATCCACAGGCTCGCCCTGGTCACTGTGGCCTGGTGGGCTTTAGCCATCTCCTGCTGGCTGAGTGACCGCCTGCTGTGCAGCTTCTGGAAGAGAATCCACTTCTGCTACCTGCACAGCTTCTG GCACGTTCTCATCTCGGTGGCCTCTGCTCACGGCTGTGCCCTCTTTGCGTACTTCGATGCCCAGTCCGAGATCCCAGAGGCCAAGCCTGAGCTGCGTTACTGGCCAGAGAACCGCTGGAACCTGGGAATGCCCTACCTGTCTGTGAGGGAGGGGTCCACACAGCGGAAGCAGTGCTGA
- the LOC131721868 gene encoding acidic leucine-rich nuclear phosphoprotein 32 family member B-like translates to MEMKKRINLELRNRKPAEVKELVLDNCRSDDGKITGLTADFENLEFLSMINVNLLSVSNLPKLNKLRKLELSDNRISGGLEALAEKCPSLTHLNLSGNKIKDLSTLDPLKKLPSLNSVDLFNCEVTMLMDYRESVLELLPQLTYLDGFDADDQEAPDSDPEGLDDDLDDEDEDEEGEEEDEDDEEEEEDCDEDGVVDEGLDDEDDDDEGAEEEEDDDDEDEDDDDSEDEVVDDAAPGQKRKRDVEDDGEEEEEEDDE, encoded by the exons atggaaatgaaaaagagAATCAATTTGGAGCTGAGAAACAGGAAGCCCGCGGAA GTGAAGGAGCTGGTGTTGGATAACTGCCGCTCGGACGATGGGAAGATCACCGGACTCACTGCTGACTTTGAAAACCTGGAGTTCCTCAGCATGATCAACGTGAACCTGCTGTCTGTATCCAACCTGCCCAAACTCAACAAGCTGAGAAAG CTGGAGCTGAGTGATAACAGGATATCTGGGGGCCTGGAGGCTCTGGCTGAGAAGTGTCCCAGCCTGACGCATCTCAACCTGAGTGGCAACAAAATCAAGGACCTCAGCACCCTCGACCCGCTG AAGAagctgcccagcctgaacagcgTTGACCTGTTTAACTGTGAGGTGACAATGCTGATGGATTACCGGGAGAGCGTGCTGGAGCTGCTTCCTCAGCTCACCTACCTGGACGGCTTCGACGCCGACGACCAGGAGGCTCCGGATTCCGACCCAGAGGGGCTGGACGATGACCTGGACGACGAAG ATGAGGATgaggaaggagaggaggaggatgaggatgacgaagaggaggaggaggattgcGATGAGGATGGAGTTGTGGACGAGGGGCtagatgatgaggatgatgatgacgaGGGGGCTGAGGAAGAG GAGGACGATGATGACGAAGATGAAGATGACGACGACAGCGAGGATGAAGTAGTGGATG ATGCTGCTCCAGGACAGAAGAGGAAGAGGGATGTAGAAGATGatggagaggaggaagaggaagaggatgaTGAATAA
- the LOC117428998 gene encoding zinc finger protein 414-like has product MSVLPKEEQGALVSCNAMEGKGMHCSFSGCKQVFWDMQELMSHTGSHYIATQSLQGKLFHCSTLRCTRTFPSMQQLMDHMRQHYKPNRYFICENCKVHLRTHRALFKHLHVCAKVVKNKGAHKLEKPKPATPPATELSKPQVKRAAPELPKLQSVIRHLEKLVPSSQASAPSQPLPSQAAPSLPSSLPSVHSSLSSAPLVSPGPHPFQLLEPSQFGSSPLRFAGQSHGASMPGHFLPYVHPTSYSMPQSAVQQRLGPYVPNQAGLPASNAVWKKNQGQSFNSRIVWEHTRGRYNCLQCSHSTPSREEMTLHIEEQHKSPVSRMQGDMDFDVGLPSFHSKLTSEMESSLFSHL; this is encoded by the exons ATGTCCGTGTTACCAAAGGAGGAGCAGGGAGCGCTGGTCTCCTGCAACGCCATGGAAG GAAAAGGGATGCATTGCTCTTTTTCCGGCTGCAAGCAAGTCTTTTGGGACATGCAAGAGCTAATGAGTCACACGGGAAGCCACTACATCGCAACGCAGTCCTTGCAGG GTAAACTGTTCCATTGCTCCACTCTGAGGTGCACAAGGACCTTTCCCAGCATGCAACAGCTCATGGATCATATGCGTCAACATTACAAACCCAATCGCTACTTCAT atgTGAAAACTGCAAGGTGCATTTGCGCACGCACCGGGCCCTCTTCAAGCATCTCCACGTCTGCGCCAAGGTTGTCAAAAACAAAGGAGCTCACAAGCTGGAGAAGCCTAAACCAGCCACTCCGCCAGCCACGGAGCTCTCCAAACCGCAGGTCAAACGAGCCGCCCCAGAGCTGCCCAAACTGCAGAGCGTCATCCGGCATCTTGAGAAGCTGGTGCCCTCGAGCCAGGCTTCGGCTCCCTCCCAGCCCTTGCCCTCCCAAGctgccccctccctccccagcagCCTGCCCAGCGTCCACAGCTCTCTCAGCTCTGCACCCCTGGTCTCTCCCGGCCCGCACCCCTTCCAGCTGCTCGAACCCTCCCAGTTCGGATCCTCACCCCTGCGCTTTGCTGGCCAGTCGCACGGCGCTTCCATGCCTGGTCATTTCCTGCCCTACGTGCATCCCACTTCCTACTCCATGCCCCAGTCTGCCGTACAGCAACGTCTCGGGCCGTACGTCCCCAACCAAGCCGGGCTTCCTGCCTCCAACGCTGTGTGGAAGAAAAACCAAG GCCAGTCCTTCAACAGTCGCATTGTGTGGGAGCACACTAGAGGGCGCTATAACTGCCTGCAGTGCTCGCACTCCACCCCATCCCGCGAGGAGATGACACTGCACATCGAGGAGCAGCACAAGAGTCCTGTCAGCCGGATGCAGGGAGACATGG attttgatGTCGGACTCCCGTCCTTTCACTCGAAATTGACTTCAGAAATGGAGAGCTCCCTCTTTTCACATCTCTGA